The Candidatus Methylomirabilis sp. sequence ATCGGAATTCCCAACTCCTCTTCCAGCCTGTCCAGGCGACTTAAGGCCGCCTTTACCAGGAGCCTGGCCGCCAGGCTTCCGTAGTTCAAGGCGGGATCGGATCGGGCTAAAAAGACGCGCTGGTACGAGAGGTCTTTGTCCTGAAGGTACGCGCGAATGATGGTATCGGCCTGAAGCAACGACTCCTTATCCTCGATCAAGGGGATGATCTGGATCGCGGTAGGGTGGAACTCGCCAATCCATTCTTTCAGAGGGATATCACCGGGGGTCAGAACCGCCTCCCCCTTCCCCGTGACGAAGACCTGATAGTACCGGCGCACACGGTTCAGCTCCTCCGCCGAGGTGGTCATGGGGAAGATGATTTCGAAGATGGGGGCGACATCCTCTCCGTAGAAGAAGCGGGCTACGTCGTTGGCTCTGGGGATTCCCTGGAGAACCTCAAGGAGGATCTTCCCCTGCGACTTTTCTACAGCAGGGTTTGGGACTCGTAAGGTCAGGAACATCTCCCGTCCCAGGGGAAACGCCCTGAAGAAGCCTTCGTAGGTCGTCAAGAGCTTCTCAACGACGAACTCATCGACCTCCTTCCCTTCGAAGTCCCACATCTGCTCATCACAGCCTAAATGGGAGAAGGCATAGTAGGCCTCACGGATCTCGTCCATTCCCTCCATGACAGGTCCCTGGGCGAAGAAGGGGACAGTGACGTTGTCCGGGTGCTGGGTGCTCATGCAGCGGGGGATGCGGGGGCGGGTCGCGATATCGATCACTGCGCTACTCTCGATCTGTATGCTGACTGGAATCCGGCTGATTATCCCTGAATACACGACTGACGAGAATATCTTCGGCCTCAATCGTGACCAGATCCTTTTTCGTCAGCGTATCTTTGTGCTGAGCGAACAGGCGGTTGGCCTGGCGCAGGCGAGCCCGATCAAGGGCATTCCGCACACTACGGGCATTGGCGAAGTTGGGCATCTGCATGCGCTTGAGGAGGTATTGATAAAAGACCTTCTCGGCCTCAGGGCTGAAACGGTATTGCTGCTTTTCCAACATCAGCTTGGCGATTGCGATCAGTTCTTCCGCCGTGTAGTTCGGAAAATCCAGGTGATGTGCGATACGGGAGGACATCCCCGGATTGCCCTGGAAGAACGTTTCCATACGGTCCTTGTAACCGGCCAGGATGACCACGAGGTCCTCCCGCTGATTCTCCATAACCTGAAGCAGGATCTCGATCGACTCCTGGCCGTAATCGCGCTCATTCTCCGAACGGTAGAGATAATAGGCTTCGTCGATAAACAACACGCCGCCCATCGCTCTTTTCAAGACCTCTTTGGTCTTCGGCGCAGTATGCCCGATGTACTGGCCCACGAGATCGTCCCGCGTGACCGCCGCCAAGGTGCATTTACGGATGTAACCCAGGCGGTGCAGAATCTCGGCCATCCGCATCGCGACGGTGGTCTTCCCGGTACCGGGATTGCCGGTAAAGCACATATGGAGGCTGGGCGGGCCTGACATCAGCCCCAGGCTTTTCCGCACCCTGTCGACCAGCAGTAAGGCTGCGATTTCCCGAATCCGCGTCTTAATCGGCTTCAGGCCGACCAGTTCCCGGTTAAGCTTATCAAGGATCTCCTGAATCTGAGAATCGCGAAAGACAGTATCAAGATCTACCGGCGTATCGTCAGAGAGTTGAGACGGGGTATGCTCTTCGGGGATCTGTTCGACGTTCGCGTCACTCATCGACTTCCTCGTTCAATCCCCCTCGCCCCCTTTTGGGGGAGAGGGCTGGGGTGAGGGGAGCTGTACAGTGTGGGAAGGGAAGGGGTCGAATCCCCTTCCCTTCCCATGATTG is a genomic window containing:
- the cbbX gene encoding CbbX protein yields the protein MSDANVEQIPEEHTPSQLSDDTPVDLDTVFRDSQIQEILDKLNRELVGLKPIKTRIREIAALLLVDRVRKSLGLMSGPPSLHMCFTGNPGTGKTTVAMRMAEILHRLGYIRKCTLAAVTRDDLVGQYIGHTAPKTKEVLKRAMGGVLFIDEAYYLYRSENERDYGQESIEILLQVMENQREDLVVILAGYKDRMETFFQGNPGMSSRIAHHLDFPNYTAEELIAIAKLMLEKQQYRFSPEAEKVFYQYLLKRMQMPNFANARSVRNALDRARLRQANRLFAQHKDTLTKKDLVTIEAEDILVSRVFRDNQPDSSQHTDRE
- the ppcA gene encoding phosphoenolpyruvate carboxylase, with protein sequence MIDIATRPRIPRCMSTQHPDNVTVPFFAQGPVMEGMDEIREAYYAFSHLGCDEQMWDFEGKEVDEFVVEKLLTTYEGFFRAFPLGREMFLTLRVPNPAVEKSQGKILLEVLQGIPRANDVARFFYGEDVAPIFEIIFPMTTSAEELNRVRRYYQVFVTGKGEAVLTPGDIPLKEWIGEFHPTAIQIIPLIEDKESLLQADTIIRAYLQDKDLSYQRVFLARSDPALNYGSLAARLLVKAALSRLDRLEEELGIPIYPILGAGSAPFRGNFRPDTVERHLAEHPSIQTFTIQSAFKYDYPAPAIIQAIETLKRAPRKSAQPVEPEGRIVDLIERISACYQRQVRAIAPLMNHIAPTVPRRRMRKLHIGLFGYSRSIGGVSLPRAISFCAALYSLGLPPEILGISCLGQEDLALLREIDPGFEVDLGDALQYLNEEVYTLLPLTEAEEIRRTVRLLRPTLSQDHAHREITATIIRRVEKENVKDLSDLILRAAWIRKFLG